cttttttttttcctcccttgatcagcccagggtttctcactttattaatcttttcaaagaatgtgATTTTCTCTATTGCTTCATTACGTCTGAAGGACAAGAAAACAAATGTGATGGAGGAAGCTCCTAAGAAGTGTTAAGCATAGGTAGTAAGTACACTAGGAGCTTGAAATAGGAGCCAATGTGTGAAGTACAGGTGATGACTAAGCAAGCAGCTTTTGAGACGCAGGCAGAATTCCTAAGATGTGTTAAATATAGTCAGCAAGTAAGTTAATAGCTTGTAGGATGCATTAAAGAGAATAAATGAAATCTACTATGGAAGAAACAAGAGTTACTGAAATATAGGAATGTGAATATCAAGTCGATTTGGGGAAGGTGTCAGGGATACACTTGTCAGAGGGCCTTGCCCTCTCTGCATGTTGTTGACATGGAGAAACTGTTCATTGAGCTGTGTGTCCTGATCATAGGCTGCTCCCATCCCATATACCTGTGGTCACCAGTGGGGGGCCTGGGGAAGCTTCTGAGACCACCTCCCACTTCTTCCCCTCAGTTCTCATCAACACGAGCTTCTGCATCACTGAGACTCTGAGACCCTACAGCGCAACTCCACAGATCCCCCTCACTCACCACACATACCACCTGGCACTCGCCTGGTCTGGTGGTCTGCCACACGTTGCCCACCCACACTCTTCCTCTATGCACTTACTAAACACTCTGCCCCATTTTTCCATTAGCCTGACTGCCTTTCACTCTGCCCCATTCACCACTGTCACGCCCACTGTGCCTCATATTATTCCCAATTTATTCCACTTGGTCCACATTTCCAATATCCACCCTCTGTCTGCTCAAACTATTCACTCCCATTCTCCCTGGCATTGCTTACATTCAACTGTTTCTTCTCCAGTAACTCACTCTATTGGATACTTCCATTTCTCTGCCCTGCCCTGTTCACCCCCACTCTGCCCCTCATCGACCCATTCCCATACTCAGCCCTTCATCATCTTTCCCCCAATTCCATTCCATTTATCCACATTCTGCTGTTCATCCCCACTCCTTTGCCTCTGGGTCCCTGCCTCACTCACCTCTGATTACCTACACGGCCCATCACATCAGATTGCCACCTGGCCTCCAGGAAGCAGGAGTCCAAAATCAACCTCAAGTGGCAAGACCTGaccacccctccccatcccacttaAGGGTGACCTTTGATGGGCCAGAAACCCCAGGAATATTTTTCTATCAGTAGGAGGATGAAGttccttctgttttttaattttattgaagtataattgatttacaatattgtgttaatttctgcataGCTAAGTGCTACATACTCTTTTCAgtcatggtttattacaggatattgaatatagttccctgtgctataaagttggaccttgttgtttatccatgctAAATAtaagtttgcatctactaaccccaaactcccagtccatccctcccctccctcttctccctggcaaccccaagtctgttctctgtgtctgtgagtctgttttgtatgtgcgtgctcagttgtgtccaactctttgcaaccccagggactgcagcccaccaggttcctctgtccatgggattttccaggcaagaatactggagtgggttgccgtttcctactccaggggatcttcccaacccagggatcaaacctgtgtctcctgcactggcaggtagattctttatcattgagccacctgggaagccctaagctcCACCTTAAGCGTATCTATATTTAAATGTTATGAAATCCTGTATCTGGAATCTGACTTCCTTTGAACACTAACAGAACAAAACACGttgtttaaaagttattttttgagAAGGTAGTACATCCACAtagtataattttcaaaagttatCTCACTCCCAGTTCTTTCCCTCAAGCCACCCACTTCCCCATCCCTTTCCCAGAGGTAATCAAGGTTCCCAGCTTCTTGTGTATCTTTCCAGAGATAGTTTATGCATATACACTCAATTATGTATTTACCATTTATTCTCCTTTTTATATACAAATGGCAGCATAGTATTCTCACTATCCTGCACCTTGCTTTTCTCACCCAATAATGTATGTTGGATATCATCCCACATCACTATACAAATGGTGTCCaagttttctttatctattcttttttgtcTACCTGAAAGGTTGCTGTATGAACATTTCAGGGTTTCAGGAGCCATGTGGAAAGCTTCTAACCTTTTGTTTTCACAAACAGTACATCACTGAATACGTCTCTATGTCCATCTTTTGGTACATGCATGAGTATATACAGTcctagaagtggaactgctggctCAAAAGCCAtgtgtgtttttggttttgattcTTTGGAATCATTCCTCCTTGAGTAAGTTTTCCTGGACTTGCTGTTTGCTGGAAGTTCAtgtaggggaagaaaaaggggCCATGTTCTAGGCAGATCAGAGCTTTTCcagctggaatttttttttcccatttggtaGTTCTTTCAGACTTCTCCAGAGTCAGTAAAGAGGGGCAGCTGTTGGTTTCTTCACAAGAACACTCCCTTCTCTTTCCCCAACCCCTACCAACTGCTCCTCTCACAAGTATAGACAACTTTCTGCAAATATGGCTTGTCTGAGCACTTCCTTGTTGAGGCCCCTGCCTGTCTCTCCTGAGACTTCCATATGGGTTGAGGAAACATCCCACCTGCCCATGCTCTGTTACCACTGTTATGCATCTATATGGTCTTGCACTTAGGGAATAGCCTAAAACTTGGCTAAGAGTCCTTACAGTGCTATCTCACATCTGCAGCCTTGACCACTCCTCTCTAGCCTTTGAACTCTCCTTGCACTGGTGCTTGATTTCCTCTGCCTCTGGCAGCCCTCTCATCTGTTTTCAGCTATTTCCTAATTTTGTCAGATACAaagtccttccttttctccttgtagCTTCTGGGTGAAGActgagatgaaaagaaaaaaaaaaaaaaaaaaggctgacttTACTCCTTATATTTAAACCAGAAGTcagaatatactttttaaatgtttaattaaacgGACAAAAATGTCCTTCAGTAAACACAAATGCACCATCAACTTTCTAATGTGCAATGAGCTTGGACTTCCAAGAATGACCTTTCCCATGGGCTTTCTTTCCTGTATGCGTTCTCTGATGTACAATAAGATTTGATTTTTGAgtaaaggctttcccacattctgCACACttatagggtttctctccagtatgagttctcTGATGAACAGtgaatgttgatttttctctGAAGGCTTTGCCACACTCGGTGCATgcatagggtttctctcctgtgtgtgttCGCTGATGTATTATGAGCTGCGACTTCTGGCTGAAAGCTTTCCAACATACAggacattcatagggtttctctcctgtatgaattcgctgatgtatAATGAGCTTCGACTTTTCTctgaaggctttgccacattcattGCATTTATAGGGTTTTTcttctgtatgtgttctttgatGTATAATGAGATAAGATTTCTGGGAAAATGCTTTTTCACATTCATTGCATTCATAGGGCTTCTCTCCTGTATGACCTCTCTGGTGTAGCATGAGATAGGATTTCTGAGAGAATGCTTTCTCACATTCATTACATTCAAAGGGTTTCTCTCCTGAATGAGTTCTTTGATGTACACCAAGGTTTGACTTTTGGGTGAAGGTTTTCCCACACACAtcacattcatagggtttctcccCTGTATGAGTTCGCTGATGCACAATGAGGGTTGACTTCTCGTTGAAAGACTTCCCACATTCCATACATTTATgaggtttctctcctgtatgagtTCGCTGATGTATAATGAGAGTTGACTTATCACTGAAAGTTTTCTTACATTCATTACATTCATGGGGTTTCTTTCCTGTATGAGTACTATGATGTATAATTAGATCAAGCTTCTGTATGAAAGATTCCCCACATTTGGTGCATTCATAAGTTTTTTCTCCTGTGTGGGTTTTCTGATGGACAATGAGGTTTGACTTCTGAGtgaaggcttttccacattcattacattcataaggtttctctcctgtatgagtCCTGTAATGTATAATGACAGTAGATTTTTCTCTGAAAGCTTTTCCACATTCTGGACACTCAAAGGGTCGCTCTCCTGTATGAGTTCTCAGGTGTATAATGAGCTGAGATTTTTGGCTAAAAGCTTTTCCACATTCTGTACATCCAaagggtttctctcctgtatgagtTCTCCAATGTACAATGAGGTGTGACTTCTTGCTGAAAGTTTTCCTACAGGCAGTACATTCAAAGggtttctctccatttttaaTTCTCTGATGTAGACTAAGACCCTTCTTTTGCCTGAGGGTCTTCCCACACTCTTTATATCCATAAGGTTTCACTCTGGGAGTTGTTTTCTCATACTCAGTATGGAAGAATGATTTTGCACATCCATTATCATATTTCTTTCCCACAGAACTTCTACTATATAAGTCTAAATTATCAACCATATTATATCCAAATGATTCATATTTATGGGGCCTTTGTATTGAAGCAAAAAGGTTTGTACTCAGATAAAGTATGTTTCCAAGTTCATTATAGTCAAGGCCACTCTTACTGGTAATTGTTTTCTTGTCATGGAATCCAACTTGCATCAAATATTTATCTTGGTCATCCTGATGCTGTCTCTCAATCTGTTCATCAACCTGGCAGGCTTCTAGAAAGAAGTACAATAAACCACCTTTATACTTTGACATTATGGAATGGACCTTCTTTAGAAATGTTTTGCCATATGAAAGCTGATACTGATATGTCATTTTATCAGAGTTCCTGGAGAAAGAATCTTGACCATCAAATCCTGTTCTTTTACTTAACTCCCACTTGCTAGCCTTTTTGTTACCAAGAACAATCTTATCCTAACACTTCAGTCTTTTTTACTTCTACTTTTATATTACTCTGGGGACCTTATCACCCTTTATCTTCTTCATTTATCATATGAACTCTTTTAACTATTCCTGATatactgttgctgttgctgttaagtcactttagtcgtgtccgactcggcgatcccatagacagcagcccaccaggctcccccgtccctgggattctccaggcaagaacactggagtgggttgccattcccttctccaatgcatgaagggaaaagtgaaagtgaagtcgctcagtcgtatccgactcttagtgaccccatggactgcagcctaccaggctcctccgtccatgggattttccaggcacgagtactggagtggggtgccattgccttctcctcctgataTATTACTTCCACCTAGATAGAAATGAACACTGTGACTCATGGACTCAAATCTTCCAACAATCCTGAGATCCACATTTTCAATAAAATGTGAGAGAAAGATCCAGAATTAACcttacaaaaacaaagaaacctaATGATCTTTGCTGAATTTGGATTTTTGCATTCATCCTAATGATCTTTGCATTCATCCAAGTTTGCATTCACAGTTCTTCAATACCAACTTCTACTTTTGCCTATACTATTTCCACTAAAAACTATATCTATTATTAATCCAAATCCTTCTTCATGTTTCATCACCCACATAGCCCAGTCCTGCATGTTTTGCTATATTCATAATCTAGATAA
This DNA window, taken from Bubalus kerabau isolate K-KA32 ecotype Philippines breed swamp buffalo chromosome X, PCC_UOA_SB_1v2, whole genome shotgun sequence, encodes the following:
- the ZNF182 gene encoding zinc finger protein 182 isoform X2, which produces MAEPQLQGLMTFEDVAVDFTQEEWQYLNPPQRTLYRDVMLETYSNLVSVGHHVTKPDLILKLEVEEKCLPEGKIPIWSFPEACQVDEQIERQHQDDQDKYLMQVGFHDKKTITSKSGLDYNELGNILYLSTNLFASIQRPHKYESFGYNMVDNLDLYSRSSVGKKYDNGCAKSFFHTEYEKTTPRVKPYGYKECGKTLRQKKGLSLHQRIKNGEKPFECTACRKTFSKKSHLIVHWRTHTGEKPFGCTECGKAFSQKSQLIIHLRTHTGERPFECPECGKAFREKSTVIIHYRTHTGEKPYECNECGKAFTQKSNLIVHQKTHTGEKTYECTKCGESFIQKLDLIIHHSTHTGKKPHECNECKKTFSDKSTLIIHQRTHTGEKPHKCMECGKSFNEKSTLIVHQRTHTGEKPYECDVCGKTFTQKSNLGVHQRTHSGEKPFECNECEKAFSQKSYLMLHQRGHTGEKPYECNECEKAFSQKSYLIIHQRTHTEEKPYKCNECGKAFREKSKLIIHQRIHTGEKPYECPVCWKAFSQKSQLIIHQRTHTGEKPYACTECGKAFREKSTFTVHQRTHTGEKPYKCAECGKAFTQKSNLIVHQRTHTGKKAHGKGHSWKSKLIAH
- the ZNF182 gene encoding zinc finger protein 182 isoform X1, which gives rise to MAEPQLQGLMTFEDVAVDFTQEEWQYLNPPQRTLYRDVMLETYSNLVSVAGHHVTKPDLILKLEVEEKCLPEGKIPIWSFPEACQVDEQIERQHQDDQDKYLMQVGFHDKKTITSKSGLDYNELGNILYLSTNLFASIQRPHKYESFGYNMVDNLDLYSRSSVGKKYDNGCAKSFFHTEYEKTTPRVKPYGYKECGKTLRQKKGLSLHQRIKNGEKPFECTACRKTFSKKSHLIVHWRTHTGEKPFGCTECGKAFSQKSQLIIHLRTHTGERPFECPECGKAFREKSTVIIHYRTHTGEKPYECNECGKAFTQKSNLIVHQKTHTGEKTYECTKCGESFIQKLDLIIHHSTHTGKKPHECNECKKTFSDKSTLIIHQRTHTGEKPHKCMECGKSFNEKSTLIVHQRTHTGEKPYECDVCGKTFTQKSNLGVHQRTHSGEKPFECNECEKAFSQKSYLMLHQRGHTGEKPYECNECEKAFSQKSYLIIHQRTHTEEKPYKCNECGKAFREKSKLIIHQRIHTGEKPYECPVCWKAFSQKSQLIIHQRTHTGEKPYACTECGKAFREKSTFTVHQRTHTGEKPYKCAECGKAFTQKSNLIVHQRTHTGKKAHGKGHSWKSKLIAH
- the ZNF182 gene encoding zinc finger protein 182 isoform X3 translates to MAEPQEEWQYLNPPQRTLYRDVMLETYSNLVSVAGHHVTKPDLILKLEVEEKCLPEGKIPIWSFPEACQVDEQIERQHQDDQDKYLMQVGFHDKKTITSKSGLDYNELGNILYLSTNLFASIQRPHKYESFGYNMVDNLDLYSRSSVGKKYDNGCAKSFFHTEYEKTTPRVKPYGYKECGKTLRQKKGLSLHQRIKNGEKPFECTACRKTFSKKSHLIVHWRTHTGEKPFGCTECGKAFSQKSQLIIHLRTHTGERPFECPECGKAFREKSTVIIHYRTHTGEKPYECNECGKAFTQKSNLIVHQKTHTGEKTYECTKCGESFIQKLDLIIHHSTHTGKKPHECNECKKTFSDKSTLIIHQRTHTGEKPHKCMECGKSFNEKSTLIVHQRTHTGEKPYECDVCGKTFTQKSNLGVHQRTHSGEKPFECNECEKAFSQKSYLMLHQRGHTGEKPYECNECEKAFSQKSYLIIHQRTHTEEKPYKCNECGKAFREKSKLIIHQRIHTGEKPYECPVCWKAFSQKSQLIIHQRTHTGEKPYACTECGKAFREKSTFTVHQRTHTGEKPYKCAECGKAFTQKSNLIVHQRTHTGKKAHGKGHSWKSKLIAH